A segment of the Collimonas fungivorans genome:
GACGGTAATGTAAGGCACGGTTTCGGCAGCGCCGCTGGCGACCTTGGCGGCGGTAGCGTTCAAGCCTACCGCGCGGTCTTTCGGAGCAATCACGGCATGGGCGCCGGCGCCGTCGGCCACCCGCAGGCAAGCGCCCAGGTTGTGCGGATCGGTGATGCCGTCCAGCACCAGCAGCAGCGGCGGACCGACGATGGCATCGAGCAGCTCATCCAGGTTGCGCGCCAGCGACAGTTCGCCGGCTTTCGCCACCACGCCCTGGTGGCGGCGGGTGCCGACGATATTCGACAAGCGTGCGTCATCCACCGGGATCACGCGCACGCCAACCGCCTTGGCGGCATTCAACAGTTCCTGCATGCGGCGGTCGACGCGGCCGGCATCCACATAAATCTCTTCCACCGACGATGCTTCATGACGCAAACGCGCGGTGACGGCGTGAAAGCCGAAAATCATTTTACTTTTCATATTCTCAGAATCTATCTTTTACGCTTGCTGGATTTCGTGAAGGCTTTCGGCGCCCGCGTCTTTTCTGCGACGCTGGCGGTCTTGGCCTTCTTGGTCTTGCTTGGAGCAGTGGTCTTGGCAGCAGTCGTAACTCTGCTGCTGCCGGTCTTTTTCGGCGGCGCAGCCTTGCCGCCGGCCTTCGGTTTGGCGCCCCGGCCTTGTTCATTGTCGGCGCGCCGCGCTTCATTCTTGAGTACGGTCTTGATGCCCGGCTCGTTGACCAGGCGCAGGTCTATCTTGCGGGCGTCCAGGTCAACCCGGCTCACCTGCACCGTGACCCGGTCGGTCAGCTGGTAACGGATGCCGGTGCGTTCGCCGCGCAGTTCGTGACGCGCTTCGTCGTACTGGAAATAATCCGCGCCGAGCTCGGTGACGTGCACCAGGCCTTCGATGTACAAGGCGTCGAGCTGGACAAAAATGCCGAACGTGGCGACGCCGGAAATCACGCCGGTGAACTCTTCGCCCAGCTTGTCGCGGATGAAATAGCACTTGAGCCATGCTTCGACATCGCGCGAAGCTTCGTCGGCGCGCCGTTCATTGGCGGAACAATGGACGCCAAGCGCTTCCCATACCGCCAGGCTGCCCTCATTCCTCTTCTTGCCCGCAGCCTTGTCTTCCGCCTGTTTCTTGCGGCCGGCCGGCGACAGCATGGTGTTCAGAGAACTGGTGTCGAAACCCTTTGGTTCATAACGCTTGCCTTGCAGGATCGCCTTGATGGTGCGATGGGTCAGCAAGTCCGGATAGCGCCGGATCGGGCTGGTGAAATGCGCATACGATTCATACGACAAGCCGAAATGGCCGATGTTTTCCGGGCTGTAGACCGCCTGCTGCATGGAGCGCAGCAGCATGGTCTGCAGCAGCAAGGCGTCCGGCCGTGCCTTGATCTTCGGCATCAGGGCGGCATAGTCGGAGGCGGACGGCGTATCGCCGCCGGCCAGCGTCAGGCCGACCTGCTTGAGGAAGGTGCGCAGCACCGCCAGCTTTTCCTTGGTCGGATGGGCATGGATACGGAACAGGCCAGGATGCTTGTGGCGTTCCATCAGGTCGGCGGCGCAGACGTTGGCCGCCAGCATGCACTCTTCAATCACCTTGTGCGCATCGTTGCGGGTGCGCGGCAGGATTTTCTCGATCTTGCCGGCGGCGTTGCAGACGATGTAGGTCTCGGTGGTCTCGAAATCGATGGCGCCGCGCGCCTGGCGTGCTTGCAGCAAGGCGTGGAACACTTCATACAGGTGCAGCAGATGCGGCACCAGGCCGGGACGCTTGGCGGCTTCCGGGCCCTTGGTATTACCCAGGATGGCCGCTACTTCTGTATACGTCAGGCGTGCCGCCGAATGGATCACCGCGGGATAGAACTGGTAAGCCTTGATTTCGCCCTTGGCGCTGATCACTGCATCGCACACCAGGGTCAGGCGATCGACATCCGGATTGAGCGAGCAGAGGCCGTTGGAGAGTTTCTCCGGCAGCATGGGGATCACGCGGCGCGGGAAATACACCGAGGTGCTGCGCTCCAGCGCATCGACATCCAGGGCGTCGTTAGGCTTGACGTAATGGCTGACGTCGGCGATCGCCACGATCAGGCGGTAGCCGTTGGCGCGGCCGATCTTGATCGGTTCGCAATACACGGCGTCGTCGAAGTCGCGCGCGTCTTCGCCGTCAATCGTCACCAGCGGCACGTCGCGCAGGTCGACGCGGTCGCCCAGGTCGGCCGCGCGCACTTCGCCCGGCAACTTGGCGGCCAGTTTCTTGGCAGCTTCGGAAAACTCGTGCGGCACGCCATATTTACGTACGGCAATTTCGATTTCCATGCCCGGATCGTCGATATCACCAAGGATCTCGACAATCTTGCCGACCGGCTGGGTATAACGCGAAGGCTGCTCGGTGAGCTGGACGCTCACTACCTGGCCGGCCTTGGCCTTGCCCGGCGATCCCGCCAGGATGATGTCCTGGCCGATGCGCTTGTCTTCGGGGGCGATCACCCAGACCCCGTTTTCATTCAGCAAACGGCCGATCACATGGGTATTTGCCCGCGACACCACCTCGACGATAGTCCCTTCAGGACGGCCGCGGCGGTCGGTGCCGATGATGCGCGCCTGCACCCGGTCGCCATGCAGCACTTTCTGCATTTCCTTTTCAGGCAGGAAAACGTCGTCGCCGCCCTCGTCCGATATCAGGAAGCCGAAACCGTCGCGGTGACTGCTGACGCGGCCTTCGATAAAACCAGGGGAATTGGTCAGCTTGTAGACGCCACCGCGGTCGGGCTTGATCTGTCCGTCGCGCTCCATGGCATTCAGGCGGCGCGTCAAACCGTCCATTTCATCAGGTTTGACGCTAAGCGCGGTAGCCAGGGCAGCGGCGTCTTGCGGCTCGGCGGAGGTGCGCAAAAGGCCGAGAATTTCCTCCCGGCTGGGGATAGTGTAGGAATATTGGCTCAAAAGGCTATTTTCAACAGGTTGTTATTCATCAATGGTTAGTGTAACGGAGGATTATGACATTCTCCTAACCAAGCAATTTATATCTACATATCGTTATGACTAGGTTGACTTATTCGTACATTAGCTTATAATCTCGCTCTCTCAAGCCCACGTGGCGGAATTGGTAGACGCGCATGGTTCAGGTCCATGTGCCGCAAGGTGTGGGGGTTCGAGTCCCTCCGTGGGCACCATATACCATAGACTAGACCTTCGTATGCAAATACGGGGGTCTAGCTCTCCGCAAAATTCCCAGTACTTTACCGAGCTGATCCGGAGTACATGGTGGATATCAGCATTCGCCGGGCATCGCGGCGCGCCATGCGCGCAAACACGATGCATATTATCAGCAAATTGCATTAATCCAGGCACAGCAAGTCTCGAGCGGTTATCGGCTCGCCATGACTGCATCCAATCCGAATCCGGTGGAAACGGGCGGCAATGCCGCCCCCGTTCTATTGAAATGGATTGATCATCACTTTCTGCGGGTTGACTGCGGCTGCAGCCGGGAGCTCGGCATCGATTACCTGATAGAAGGCATTGCCGGTATCGGCGATATTCCAGGTGCTCAAGATCACATGGTAGCCGCTGCGGCCAGCCGGAATGGTGCAGCTATGCTTCACATGGGTATTGCTGACCGGCGCAAAACCGCCTTTGATGACGCAGAACGGCTGCAAGTCGAACGAGGCGCGGCTCAGTTTCTGGTTCGGATTCCAGCCTTGCCTGGTGATGTAATAGCGCCAGTCCTGCGTCATGTGGCCGGCGGTAAAGTACCAGGTGAAATCGTTCTGCCCGGCTTTCAAGACCACCCTTTTCCATCGCCCCGTGGTCTGGGTATTCAACTCCGCAAACTGCGCCAGCCCGGCGGCTGCAATCGTGCCGTCGGCCGGCCCCGCAGCCGGGAACCCCTTCGGCCCCTCGACGCTTTACGGTTCATATTGCACCGCCCCGCACGCAGTATTTTCCTGCGTCTTGCACATGAACGCGCGCGATTTGGGCGCATCGATGTAGCCGTGCGCCTGCGCCAGCAGCGGCGCCGCCAGCGCCAGCAACAAGGTGAGCCTGGACGGACAAGACCATGCTTTTTTCATTGGACCTCCGGAAAAGTGAGAATTTGAATACACGGAACGGCTGCCAGCCGACCAATTCTCTGGCCAAGCCCGGCCGCCGCGTAACTGTCAACGTTGACAGTCGCATGGCCGGCATTTCCCATAGCCAAATTCTTTCCAGATTCACCATATAATGAGCGACATCTTGCCCGTTGCATTTTTCAGGCCGCAAGAACATCAACGCCATAAGGACATCCACCGTGAAACTGACCAACCAAACTGTCATAGCATTGCTGTGGGGCTTGCTCTACCTGGTCACCGGCTACATGTCGCACCAGCTCAACGGCCCGATTGCGACCACCGGCTATATCTGGCTGCCGGCCGGGGTCACCGTCGCCGCATTCATGCTGACCAGGACCGCGCGCTGGCTGCCTTTGGTGATCGGCTTCGTCCTGGCGCAGCTGCTGCTGGGTGTTATCGAAGAACGCAACCTGCTGCGCGTGGCGCTGTTCGCCCTGGATGAAATCGGCATCGCCGCGATCGTGGTGGCGCTGGTGCGCAAGGCGCAGCTGCCGATGGAAGGTTTGTATTTCGTGCGCGGCCTGCTGATCGCCGGCGTCGCCTGCAGCGCGGCCAGCGCCGCCATCGGCGCCGCCTGGTTCACGCTGGTGCAGCACGTGCCGTTCTGGCCGACGGCACGCATCTGGGCTGCATCCGACCTGGTCGGCATCCTGATCGTCACGCCGGTGCTGGCCGGCTGGTCGCGTTTCCACGCCATGCGCTCGGGCGGCATGGACCGCAGCGACTTCCTGCTGGGCCTGGCGGCGTTCCTGGCCCTGGGCGTGACCGCTTTTGTGATTTTCGACGGCAACAGCATCAGCAAGTTTTCGGCCGGCGTCAATTTTGCGCTGACCTACATACCGCTGTTTTTCGCCGCTGTGGTTACCTTGCTGTGGGGCGGCCGCGGCGGTTCGCTGGCGGTTGCCATGCTAGCCTTTTTCGCCCTGCTCAACACGGTGCAAGGCGAAGGACCGTTTGCCGCTTTTTCCGACACCTTTTCCAGGCATTCGCTGCTGGAAGCGCAGCTTTACCTTGCCGTAGCCGCCCTGCTCTGCCTGCTGATCAGCGCCCTCAAGACCACCCGCGAGCAATTGCACGAAGACGCCGCGCAATGGAAAAGCGACGTCGAACTGGCGCTGGCCGTCAGCCGGCAGCTGGTCTACAGCATCGACCCGCACAGCAAAAAACTGTGCTGGAACGGCGACCTGCACGGATTGCTGGGCGTAGGCAACACCGCTTTCAGCGAACTCGACCAGGTGCTGGCGCATGTCCATCCCGACGACCGCCAGCAATTGCGCAGCCGCTGGCTGGACGACAGCGACGATGACGCCCGCCCCGATTTCGCTTTCCGCCTGCTGTTGCCGGCCGGAGAAGTCAGCCATGTCAGCGACATGAGCGCAGTGCTGCTGGACGCCGACGAATCGGTCGCCATGGTGGCCGGCGCCTGGCGCCTCAATCTCAAGGAGGATGCGCAGCAACGGAGCCGGATATGAGCAGTCGCACCGGCGCCCTGCTGATTCATGGCCTGGGCGGCACCCAATTCGATCTCGGCTCGATGCACAAAGTGCTGCAGCGCGCCGGCGTGGAAACCCACGCCGTCACCCTGCCCGGCCACGGCGGGCAGCCGGAGGACCTGGTGCCGGTCAGCTACGAAGACTGGCTCGATACGGTCACCGCCAGCTATCGGGAGCTGGCGCCGCAATACGACACTTTCCACGTAATGGGCATGTGCCTGGGTTCGCTGCTGGCGCTGGCGCTGTGCGAACGGGTGCAGCACAGCAAAGGCAAGCTGGTGACGCTGGCGCCGCCGGTGTTCATCGACGGCTGGTCGACGCCCTGGTACCGCCAGCTGCGGCACCTGGTGTATTGCATTCCGGGTGTCGCAAGCAGGATGAAAGTCGAAGAAGACGAACCGTTCGGCATCAAGAACGCCACGGTGCGCGCCATCGTCAAGGCCAAGTTCGCGCGCGGCGACAATTTCCATTATCGCTGGGTGCCGCTGGCATGCATCCGCCAGGTCGACCGCCTGCGCAAGAAGGTACTGGCCGGGGCCCACAGGATTACCTGCCCAACCCTGGTGGTGCATGCGCGCGAGGACGAACTGACCAGCCTGAGATCAGCCGAGTTCCTGCAGGCGACATTGCCCGACGTGCGCGTGGTGGTGTTGGAAAACAGCTACCACATGATTTGCGTCGACAACGACCGCGAACAGGTCACCAACAGCGTGCTGGAATTTTTCGGCTATCCTCCGGCGCCGCCGCGGCGGGTGCGCGGCGCCGACAAAGCCTGACACTCGTCGTGCGGCGGCAATCCTAGAATACCCGTCCCAGTTGCAGGTACAGATTCCAGACGCCGCGCGGCGCGATCGCCGCGCCGAAATACAGGGGGCCCATGAAACTGCTGCCGCCCAAAAATACGCTCACGCTTTTCTTGTATGGTCCGGTGCCGAA
Coding sequences within it:
- a CDS encoding alpha/beta hydrolase, coding for MSSRTGALLIHGLGGTQFDLGSMHKVLQRAGVETHAVTLPGHGGQPEDLVPVSYEDWLDTVTASYRELAPQYDTFHVMGMCLGSLLALALCERVQHSKGKLVTLAPPVFIDGWSTPWYRQLRHLVYCIPGVASRMKVEEDEPFGIKNATVRAIVKAKFARGDNFHYRWVPLACIRQVDRLRKKVLAGAHRITCPTLVVHAREDELTSLRSAEFLQATLPDVRVVVLENSYHMICVDNDREQVTNSVLEFFGYPPAPPRRVRGADKA
- the rnr gene encoding ribonuclease R, whose product is MSQYSYTIPSREEILGLLRTSAEPQDAAALATALSVKPDEMDGLTRRLNAMERDGQIKPDRGGVYKLTNSPGFIEGRVSSHRDGFGFLISDEGGDDVFLPEKEMQKVLHGDRVQARIIGTDRRGRPEGTIVEVVSRANTHVIGRLLNENGVWVIAPEDKRIGQDIILAGSPGKAKAGQVVSVQLTEQPSRYTQPVGKIVEILGDIDDPGMEIEIAVRKYGVPHEFSEAAKKLAAKLPGEVRAADLGDRVDLRDVPLVTIDGEDARDFDDAVYCEPIKIGRANGYRLIVAIADVSHYVKPNDALDVDALERSTSVYFPRRVIPMLPEKLSNGLCSLNPDVDRLTLVCDAVISAKGEIKAYQFYPAVIHSAARLTYTEVAAILGNTKGPEAAKRPGLVPHLLHLYEVFHALLQARQARGAIDFETTETYIVCNAAGKIEKILPRTRNDAHKVIEECMLAANVCAADLMERHKHPGLFRIHAHPTKEKLAVLRTFLKQVGLTLAGGDTPSASDYAALMPKIKARPDALLLQTMLLRSMQQAVYSPENIGHFGLSYESYAHFTSPIRRYPDLLTHRTIKAILQGKRYEPKGFDTSSLNTMLSPAGRKKQAEDKAAGKKRNEGSLAVWEALGVHCSANERRADEASRDVEAWLKCYFIRDKLGEEFTGVISGVATFGIFVQLDALYIEGLVHVTELGADYFQYDEARHELRGERTGIRYQLTDRVTVQVSRVDLDARKIDLRLVNEPGIKTVLKNEARRADNEQGRGAKPKAGGKAAPPKKTGSSRVTTAAKTTAPSKTKKAKTASVAEKTRAPKAFTKSSKRKR
- a CDS encoding MASE1 domain-containing protein translates to MKLTNQTVIALLWGLLYLVTGYMSHQLNGPIATTGYIWLPAGVTVAAFMLTRTARWLPLVIGFVLAQLLLGVIEERNLLRVALFALDEIGIAAIVVALVRKAQLPMEGLYFVRGLLIAGVACSAASAAIGAAWFTLVQHVPFWPTARIWAASDLVGILIVTPVLAGWSRFHAMRSGGMDRSDFLLGLAAFLALGVTAFVIFDGNSISKFSAGVNFALTYIPLFFAAVVTLLWGGRGGSLAVAMLAFFALLNTVQGEGPFAAFSDTFSRHSLLEAQLYLAVAALLCLLISALKTTREQLHEDAAQWKSDVELALAVSRQLVYSIDPHSKKLCWNGDLHGLLGVGNTAFSELDQVLAHVHPDDRQQLRSRWLDDSDDDARPDFAFRLLLPAGEVSHVSDMSAVLLDADESVAMVAGAWRLNLKEDAQQRSRI
- the rlmB gene encoding 23S rRNA (guanosine(2251)-2'-O)-methyltransferase RlmB, translating into MKSKMIFGFHAVTARLRHEASSVEEIYVDAGRVDRRMQELLNAAKAVGVRVIPVDDARLSNIVGTRRHQGVVAKAGELSLARNLDELLDAIVGPPLLLVLDGITDPHNLGACLRVADGAGAHAVIAPKDRAVGLNATAAKVASGAAETVPYITVTNLARTLRELKEREIWLIGTSEDGEKGLYEADFSGPAALVMGSEGEGMRRLTRETCDVLVNVPMFGSVESLNVSVASGVCLYEARRQRMVKGC